The genomic region GTTGATAGCTTTCTTAGGACGAGTAGATGCAGTTGTACCAAATTTGACTGAGGGTATGTTTTTGTCTATGGACGACCATGGACGTTAGCCTTGTCCTAGTGCTTTCTTTTGGACAactgctggtgtggatgaccatggacggtccGGAGTACTTTATtatcttcattcctcatcagtaTGTATTATACTTAACTAATCTTAACGGTTTATTAACTAATCTTAATGGTCTTTTAGTTATTGTAGAATATAtactaaattgaaaaaatatcttTTGTCAACTACTAATTTAGGTAGTTACAATacataaaaaagtttatatcataaaattctaaattattttgcatatatattttttaaaacatttaagcttcatatgaattttatttcttcttctattttgttacaaaacatttttttgacgatttttttttttaaatttcttcttGTAAGTGTCAAAAATATATAGTTGATTCTAGCCCTTGTTTTGGAACCACTGTCAAGAAATTTCTTTCCATAATATATGATTTAGTGTGTGTGAGACAAAGAAATAGTAAGTTTCCGATAGAATAATCTGATACTTAAAGATGTCTTAATAccatcatttaaaaattaaaaaaaaaaaaaaagataaaagataaaagaaagatatatGGGAGGTTGCATGAAACTTCCCTAATCTGCAAAGCACCAGGACCTCTTCATGTTTTTGGCAATTGTTGAACCGTgtgaaacaaagcaaaacattCAGATTTGATATATACAACTCTGTTTCCTTATATTGAAACGTTGCAATGTTTGAATGAAATTTTCAGCCTACAAATTCACCCCAAAACTACATTCCATCTCacaatatacacaaacaaacACCCTCTTCTCTGCACAGAGACATAAACACAGTTCATTTCTCTCAAAGGCCTCTCCACAGCCACATGGACTCTTCACAATCTGTTGATGCTGCAACTCATGTCACTGACAGGGTTCTCTATCGCCGTCTGGTAGAGATTGGAGTAGATGCAGAAGAGTCCATGAGGATCATGGCGTTTTGGATGTGGGTAGAGGCACAAGGGTTTGTTGAACTGGTCCCTAAGATATCTGCCAACAATGACCAGCTCTTGGCAATGGTGGCTGATGAAACCAAGGCCATTTTGGCCACTCTTGACCCCAGTTCCACTACACCAATTACTCAAAATCTCTGCCCTATCACTTCCTTGATTTTGTACCCCGTCTCGGTTGATGAAATCTTTGGGGACAAAGACCTCGTCTCCGAAGGTGTCTCTGAGGTTCACAACCAAGTTTGTAGTGTTCTTTTCAAGGATGTGTTTGAAGAAGGAGATAAGAGTGGAAAAACTGAGGGTAGTGTGACCGAAGTTGGGGACGGTTCAGGCAAAGACGGGAATGAGGGCAGTGGGAAAACTTTGAACCCTTTTGCCAAGGAATGGGATCCTGCCGTAGAGCGTGCTCCTGAGGAAGATAGGTGTTTGTTCCTGACTTTCTCTAATGGCTATCCTCTCAGTGACAACCAAATTGTCGAGTTCTTTAACCAgtaagttttttcttcttcttcttccattttcttcttctattataTAAATTAGTAATTGCTCTGGATATATTTTTCTGTAATATGGTTGCCTTTGTCTGATCATGTGAGCAGGAAGTATGGTCCTTGTGTTGAGAGGGTTTACGTGCACAAGCCAGATCCAAATGCACCTGCTTTGTTCGGGAAAATCGTCTTCAACACTGCCTTGGTTACAACTATGATCATGAATACACTTCATCAGGCTAAGTTTAATGTGGATGGCAAACCGCTATGGTGTAAGCGGTTTGATTTATCTAAGAAACATGGCGGCGAGCAGAAGTGATTTTACATTATGCCATCATGTTTAATTTGAGATTGTACTCCCTTGTCTGTCATGGTATAGACTCTTCAGTGTATTCCATGACTTCGAATGAGtttactttgttttttattatacttGGGTAAGCCATGTGTTCATCTATTTGTAACCCACAGTGAAAGAAGGTATATTACCAAGATGATTTTAGAAATTTCAAATCATCAGctataataatattgtttgttttaatataaaattgagTCTTACATGTAACTATCCATATGTATTGCACATATACGATGTGATTTTATTATGTGATACACTATAACGTATATTAATGTTATTAATATTTGAGTTAAGTGAAACAATATTAATAAAGTGAGATTTATTTGGGagagggagggggagggggggggggggaactgAATGGTCAGTCTTGTTGTAAAGGAGAATCGATATTGCTGACAAGGTACACAAACTGCATTAGcaaacataatttttcaaaaagattcaaaatttgtCTCACTTACCACTCGATTGTTGTAATAATTAATGATTCGCATACGATGTACTGAAAAACTTGATCTCGCTATAATTTCCAAATTGATTCAATTACTGACTAAAATGAATATAAACACAGTTAAGCACAGTAATATAGtgatcttaatttttttttttttttctaatcatcGTTCTCCTTATAAATAAGAGTTGACAATGCCGATGAGATACACAACTCTTGAGATTTTTAAAGTTGACCACGTAATAAACAAAAATCTAATCTCTTTTCGATTCAATTAAATTTCCAGGGCTGCATAGCATTTTGAGCATATAATAGAATATAATTACATGCCATGTTATATCGTATCATTATTCATTCCTTTTTGTAGTAATGAAGCAATATGCTAATTTTGGTAccataaaaataagttgaattttACTAAGtcatacataaagaaaaaacaatgggACTTTAAAGTGTTGTAATATATTGTAatacataattaaattaaacaaatctTAACTGTCTTAACGGTTTATTAActaatcttaattgttttaaCGGTTTATTAACTAATCTTAACAATCTATCAATTATTGTAATGTATAATTAAATTAGACAAAATCTTCTGTCAAGTATTAATTTAGGTAGTTATAGTATCTtctgaaaaaacaaaaaacagaaagtagttttaatgaaaatatatatcataGAATTCTCCattattatgaatattgttTCTTTTAGACATTTACACTCCATTTGAATTCTAATTCTTcttattttgttacaatttttttttttttcagtacaCCAAAGCCCATGCTTTGGTGTAGCAATAGTGGAGGCTACTCTTTATAGAAGTTATTTCCAATATCCTGGAGTCCAAAAAGGAATGACCAAATGATTGAGTGATTATATCATGGGAATATTCCACTACTAAATGGTGAGAACTTGGCTAAGCCCATTGAGAATAGCTTACTGGAGTATAATCCTTCCAACGTAGAGGGAAGACTAGCTCCAGCCTTGAGGCAAAAGAGTGAAAGTGGGAATCGACATAGGGCACTGTAAATTAAAGGCCATTCTTTAAAAGAGAAAGGTGTAGTCCTCCGTTGGTTTTACCTCCAAGAAGTGGGTTAGGACAGGTTTTGAAGATTGGTGTGCAAGAGATTGTTTACAATTGACCACATGATCGCATGCAACTCTCCTAGTCTCTTGGGACAAAGTCAGCTGCTTAACCTAACCAATATAGGTGACGGTAGGTGTGACTAATCACTAATCTAATCTTAATAACAAAATTCATCACTAATCTAATCTCAATAACAAAATTCCACATCCTGATATTCCAACAAACGACTCACTACCCGAACTTTCTTGTTTTTATGCTAGCAAGGGTGTTTTTGGTGGGTAAGAAAAAAAGTCCAGGAACAGTAATTGAGAATGGGCCCATGGACCAAGATCTTAATCCAGCCCAGAGTTAGGGAGGGAAAACCAATCTCAAAAGGGAAATTTGGATGAAATAAGTTGAATTTGACTAAGTTattcataaagaaaaaagaatgggaCTTTAAAGCGTTGTAATATATTGTAATacataattaaaataaacaGATCTTAACTGTCTTAATGGTTTATTAACTAATCTTAATGGTCTATCAGTTATTGTAatgtataattaaattaaacaaaatcttCTATCAAGTATTAATTTAGGTAGTTATAGTATCTtctaacaaaaaagaagaagaagaaaaaagtagttATAATGAAAATGTATCATAGAATTCTCCattattatgaatattgttTCTTTTAGACATTTACACTCCATTTgaattctatttctttttattttgtttcaatttaaaaaaaaaaaaatttagtacaCCAAAGCCCATGCTTTGGTGTAGCACCGGTGGAGGCTAGTCTTTATAGAGGTTATTTCCAATATCTTGGACTCCAGAAGGGAATGAAAAAATGACTGAGCGACTATATCATGGGAATATACCAATGCTAAACGATGAGAACTTGGCTAAGCTTATTGAGAACAGCTTACTCAAGTATAATCATTCTATCGCAGATGGAAGACCAGCTCTAGTCTCAAGGTAAAAGAGTGAAAGTGGGAATCGACATAGAGCGCTATAAAGGAAATTCTTTAAAAGAGAAAGGTGAAGTCCTCCGTTGGTTTTACCTCCGAGAAGTGGGTTGGGACGGGCTTTGAAGATGGGTGTGCAAGAGCTTGTTTACAATTGATCACAAGATCGCATGCAACTCTCATAGTCTCTTGGGGCAAAGTTTACTACTTAACCTGACCAATATAGGTGACAGTAGGTGTGACTAATCGCTAATCTAATCTTAATAACAAAATTCCACATCCTGACATTCCAACATGTGAATCACTGCCCGAACTTTCTTGTTTTTATGCTAGCAGGGATGTTTTGGGTGGGTTAGAAAAAAGTCCAGGAAGAGTAATTGAGAATGGGCCCTTGAACCAAGATCTCGATCCAGCCCAAAGTCAGGGAGGGAAAACCAATCTTAGAAGGGAAATCTGGATGAAACAAGTTGAATTTGACTAAGTTattcattaagaaaaaagaatgggACTTTAAAGTGTTGTAATATATTGTAatacataattaaattaaacaaatctTAACTGTCTTAACGGTTTATTAACTAATCTTAACGGCCTATCAGTTATTGTAatgtataattaaattaaacaaaaacttCTGTCAAGTATTAATTTAGGTAGTTATAgtatcttctaaaaaaacaaaaaagtagttataatgaaaatatatatcataGAATTCTCCATTATTGTGAATATTGTCTCTTTTAGACATTTACACTCCATTTGAATTCTGtttcttcttattttgtttcaaatttttaatttttttttagtacacCAATGCCCATGCTTTGGTGTAGCACCGGTGGAGGCTAGTCTTTATATAGGTTATTTTCGATATCTTGGACTCCAAAAAGGAATGACAAAATGACTAAGTGACTATATCATAGGAATATTCCACTGTTGAACGGTGAGAACTTTGCTAAGCCCATTGAGAACAACTTACTCAAGTATAATCATTACATCGTAGATGGAAGACCAGCTCCAGTCTCGAGGCAAAAGAGTGAAAGTGGGAATTGACATAGGGTGCTGTAAATGACATTCTTTAATAGAGAAAGGCGAACTCCTTCGTTGGTTTTACCTCCGAGAAGTGGGTTGAGACGGGCTTTCAAGATGGGTGTGCAAGAGCTTGTTTACGATTGATCACATGATTGCATGCAACTCTCCTAGTCTCTTGGGGTGAAGTCAGCTGCTTAACCTAACCAATATAGGTGACGGTAAGTGTGACTAATCACTAGTCTCATCTCAATAACAAAATTTCACATTGTGACATTTCAACATGTGACTCACTGCATGAAGTTTCTTGTTTTTATTCTATCTGAAGTGTTTCAGGTGGGTAAGAAAAAAAGTCCAGGAAGAGTAATTGAGAATGGGCCCATGGACCAAGATCTCGATCTAGCCCAGAGTCAGGGATGGAAAACCAATCTCAGAAGGGAAATCTGGATGAAATAAGTTGAATTTGACTAAGTTattcataaagaaaaaagaatgggaCTTTAAAGTGTTGTAATATATTGTAatacataattaaattaaaaaaatcttaattgtcTTAACTGTTTATTAACTAATCTTGATGGTTTATCAATTATTGTAatgtataattaaattaaacaaaatcttCTATCAAGTATTAATTTAGGTAGTTATagtatcttctaaaaaaaaaaaagtagttataatgaaaatatatttctataaagttcaatttattcaactatgtgttggctttattccatgccaaatttgcttgtaattcagcatttagaaactctatatttaggtgggaataatgtaaggattatgtgtgagagagtgtgaagatttgatcaagagTGTGCAACAAGAAGGTGACTCGCGACGGACTTGCGAGTGCTGACTTGCCAAAATGaagcacacgtgtgaagcatgcaggaagaTCAAGAGTCAAGCTAGCTGgatcactacaggacaaaaagtacagtctggccTAGTCTGATAACTAGTGACTACAACTCGCGACTCATCCTAGTTGTGAAGTGACTCGTCAATGCACCCTATTTTGCTAAacaatgacttttcacattccatctcatactctactataaataccctcatACTCataaaatgtagagagctttcaaagagaatttttgagagaaaaatcctagagaaaaacaaaattgattcaTTCACAATCTTATACACTTGAtcctccaaattcctctactctcaccctctccctTGTCATACCCATGAAAGTATCCTAAACCAAATCCTTACCTTACCAAATTCAGAGTAATGAGAAGGTtcttggtgtttgggaagcagttcaagaGAGAACCAATTCATAGCAATGGGCTAATTGTGGGATCCataaagctagagaagac from Castanea sativa cultivar Marrone di Chiusa Pesio chromosome 11, ASM4071231v1 harbors:
- the LOC142616642 gene encoding uncharacterized protein LOC142616642 — its product is MDSSQSVDAATHVTDRVLYRRLVEIGVDAEESMRIMAFWMWVEAQGFVELVPKISANNDQLLAMVADETKAILATLDPSSTTPITQNLCPITSLILYPVSVDEIFGDKDLVSEGVSEVHNQVCSVLFKDVFEEGDKSGKTEGSVTEVGDGSGKDGNEGSGKTLNPFAKEWDPAVERAPEEDRCLFLTFSNGYPLSDNQIVEFFNQKYGPCVERVYVHKPDPNAPALFGKIVFNTALVTTMIMNTLHQAKFNVDGKPLWCKRFDLSKKHGGEQK